One Glycine soja cultivar W05 chromosome 7, ASM419377v2, whole genome shotgun sequence genomic window, GAATGCAGAATTGTAAGCCTGAACAGGGTCCTCCAACAATGCAGGGTCATTTGACAACTTCTCAACCAGCCTATGCTTAACAAAATTCGAACACTGGCTACCAAATTGGCCATGCCCATCATAGACACCAAAGAAATGGACATTGGGGTTACCTTGGAGTTGTGTAGTGATGCAGAAACTATCTTGGTTTTCTTTATCAGGTGAATCAGGGTAGTACCCCCGCTGACTGAGGAAAGTGTACTCCAAAATGAAGTTGTGGGAAGGAACAGGAACATGCTTCAATGATCTCTGAGCGAGCACGTTCTTCCTGTGGCCATGAATGAAGCCAAGTTCTCGGTAATCCCTAGAACCATCATCTGATGAAGAACTGTCGCCACAGCAAGACTTGCCATGGACACAACCCATGTTTCAAAGAGAGGCTATGCTATCttggaaacaacaaaaacaacacctGAAACAGAAAGAACACACTGAAGCAGATCAAAGAGTAATAATATTTAGGTAATAACTACAGTATTAGATGCTTCCGGAACTCCTCCACAATATGGGAAACAGATTTTGAGGATTGTTCACAAACCCTAGAGACATAGTCAGGATTTTGAACAGGGAATTGTCTTGTGCGATTGATGTGAACAAAAGGGGTTTTGTCCAATTGTGGAGAAAAGAGCTCGAAAGGGAGAGGAAAAGGAGAACCCTAGAGGAAGCCCACCAAGAAGGAAAAGACAAGGGGGGTATTATTTTGGCATTTTAGACGCAGAATGTGTGATGGGGTTATcgaaaaggagaaaaagaattGTGCTTTTCGTTGGGTGCAGAGAAGGGAGGAGTATCGGGAGAAAGCCTGATGCAAAAGGAAGAGTCCAAAGAGAAGTTTACAAAAGAGATTGATAGGGacagaggaggaggaagaggaagaggaattGAATTGAGATTCTATTTCATGTATGGGTGCGTTTGCATCAGTGCCCCACCCTCAATTTCTCTCTGCACACAGAAAAGGAAAGTAACCCGCGTCTTCCAAGAAACTTTGcacaatcaattttttaattaattatcaaacacCAGAAAGGGACAACGCTAATTTCCCTTtacatatcaattaaataatacCTGGCGGAAAAATTATATCAAGAGAAATAGGtttaggaagaaagaaaaaaacaatgaacgagagatatataattaatgacgtgataaaaaaataaaaagaaaataataaaaaaggtaagaaaagtaaaatgtataaatctcaataatgttaattatactaataataatatcattttttttggcTCAGTTTAAGACGGAACaggaattttctaaaattaaaaatgcaaattttttgaattggattaaaattaaaaaacacagtgtaataatttatacagtaatctaataataaattattatttaatataactatatttatttttattgattaaaattaaactctttgtGCATAAATAATTTgggatttaatatatatttttcatatattgcATTAGCATCCTTcaattttcataatataatatacttaaaaatataaatataaataatatttatttataatatgtcttttaaaaattatataagcaTATATAATCGCGATTTGATGGATATAATGGGTGTTTTGGAGGATTTTTACTTCTCCCATGAACTTGGACCAATCCAAAAAGGCTTTTGAGTGGGACCTTAACAAAAGAGGGAGTTGCTATGGATCTCATTCTCATTGTTGTCCATAGTCCATCCCTATCAAAGgttgacatatttttttttattttcaaaatgtctttcccaCATGATCATGGTTATGTTGTAGGTCATGTAACATTGATTTGTACTCCTTTgacacaacaaaatcatatttcttttttatattttttgtcaccctaaataatacaataaaattatgattttgatattattttttgacaCCCACAAATAGCACAAAATCATGGTTTTGTTGCTATTTTTTGCCACCCCCTAAACAGGGCAACATAGTCATGGATTTTGTTGCATAATCATGATTCtgttataatgttttttaaattaaaaaaattgatgttttttaCTAAACACTGTAATAATTGTTTGAACGCTACAATAATTGAATTAACATTGTTGTTTTTATATGTGTTGACTGAACACTACTTTTTTTCTAGTCTGCATATTGATCGTATTAAATATACGCGTATTCTAAACCATTTATTTTGTTGGTGCAATCTCAACCATTGTTATAGTTCACAAAAGAATAATAGATCTTctaatataataacaataaaggTTTGATGCAACTCAACACTTGTTGATATTCACCATATTGCTTAAAATATGAAGAATGTATCTATTGTTGTGTATTGCGATGGTAACATTATTTCATCATCTCAAGGAGTATTGTTTGAATATTCTAGTGGTCTTAAAGTCGTTAGAATAAGTGAAGATATGTCACTTAATActttaaggaaaataattatGGACATCATTGGAGGTAGCAAAATTTTACTTGACCTTTCTTACCGTCAATCTATTTATTACATACAAGTATGAtgtaggaaaaatatttttcatcttttggaaATTTAGTAGCAAAGGTTCAGTTAAGTTGCATGTAACGTTTGGTCGATCACCAGATGAAATCCTTGCCCTGATGTGTAAACCAAGAAAACCAAGATCTTTTGATAAGATCATTGCTTTGATGCATGATAAATTAGTGAAGTCATACTTTTACTTTATAAAACTTGTACGGTGgttttttttgtaagaaaagTCTATATCAGTACTTCTTAATTGTTGATGTATGTTTTGTGATTCAAATGAAGACACCAATGTTGTTACATTATTGGACATGTGTTGTCAAAATAGTTGATGAACACAAAAAAGATAATTCAACCCCaacataaacttaaaaaaaatacaacataaaCAAAATTGTACATACtacatcaaaacataaaaagaagaTAACAACATGTCCAATACAATGATCAACCCCCTCTTCCACCCTTCTTTGCCTCCATCATTATCGGCCTTCTTCTTGGATCTCTGTGTGTCTCAGTTGCACCCAACTGTTAAACCCTCATACAAAATTTTCAAAGTTTGTTATACGAGTAGATAATGATTCATACCCTTTGGTACAACTCTAAGGTCTAGCAGGCTCTACCTAGCTCCTAACACCATCTAGAACCGATCCTCAATAACAACAAttacaattaataattatttttccagtgacaatttagaaaaaaaattcaatttgcaTTACTTGGCAAGAATAGGTATCCACCTGATACATAGTCTGCCAATGATTGCCTAAATTATTGCTATCATGGGATGCGGGATAAACATAGAAGACTGCGTGGTGCTCGTTCCTCCACTGGTGGAATGACATAAGGGTGTGAATACTTATAAAACCAAGGCAGATAGTTAGAGGTGCAAGCCCAAGGATCCCCAGGTGGCACTACATCGTCTGGGGGAATGATATGTTGTTGCCACTTCACCCACGCCTAATCACAAAGCTGATATGTATGACATGGAGGTGATTGACGTGGAATTGTCTGTACATAACCAAACTGCCTCAATACCCTTTTTTGAGAGATAAGGCCTCACGTTAGTTTTGCATCTAATGAAGCTAAAGTAAAGTGTTTGCTTTGTGAAGGGCCTTACATGCTTGTGCTCCTCATATGGTCACTAGATGACAACATTCATCTTTAGCTCATCCAAATTTCTCCTTGACCGGTAAGGCACACCCGATACCTCTCAATGAATTCCATCTAGTGGCTAAAGGGTCTCATCACTGTAATCCCCCGGCTCTGAGTAACTAACACTAGAAAGATGCTCAAACACTCATGCatgtaaaaatcaaatttcgTTTAagtacaataataaaaaatattaataaaaataattacaataccAAAATAACTTTGTTACCATGAGTAACGCCATATAATCTCCACATTGCTTGCTATCATACAAGCTCACATAGGAGAAATGATCATGGAGGTACGCCAATGCAACTACTCCCATGCGTACTCGTGGCAAGCAATCAGGTTGTTGAGGTACTAGAGGTAGATGACATGAACGTGAGTCAAGCTCTTGGTAAATATCGTACTACCGATCAAGTGCAAGAGATAAGTCGCGGTAGCCCAAATATAGGAGCTTAATTCAACATATCTCTTATATAGATATGCTAGTCATGTCAACCTTACCTTGACACTTGCGTTTGTTGCTGCCTTAGCCTTTATCTCTGTTAGAATGCTGAGATGAGTCATCAACAAGACCGTCACCGTGTCTCTGTTAAAGGTCGAGGAGACATAATCAATGATTCTGTATGTCATAGGCAAGTGTAACAAACGAGACACATCATCCAAAGTGATGATCATCTTTCCGACAAGCAGGAGGCATGGAAGGAAGATGGTTCTCTGTTTGTGTGATGAATGAGGTGTTTCTTTTTATCCATATGGCACATATTTGTTTGATGAGCCAGAGACTcttgaattttctttcttgaccGTTCTTGAATTTGGCCCACTCTGTTTGTAGAAGAAAAAACATGGGGGAAAGCCTAGGTTGttgaaattctttttcatcCTAGTATTCTATAAAATATTGTGTTTGAGATGTGTGTGTTGGTATTTATCAGCATAATGCATATTGTATATTTGCATGATGCATTTATCTGCATAATGCATATTGTGAACTACATaagtttttatttgttgaaCACATACATTGTGCGCTCCATAAGGCATCCTGAGAGTCACGTTTATGTTTCCACACAAACGACATTTGAGGAGCTTTCGAGGTGAGAACCGAATTCGGAAAAAAAAGAACATGACTGAAGGAActaaattgatatattttaaattgtaaagactaaaatgaaaaatatttacaattacataaaacaaaaacatatttaaacactATTTTATTTAAGTATCTGGCTTTTTAACCGATGATTTAAGGACCTCATAAGCTGTTGTTTGTAGATATATTCACCCCTAATTTGTCTCCAAAGCAAAGGCCAATTGATTTATAGCATACTTGGATACCATTAAAATTATGTGTTGCTTTACATTTACCgtaaaatcaaaattgatttttattcacCTAACCATCATCCCAAGCATTCTGTTAGtttaataatgttatattaCAGAATgtgtaatatttaaattatataccGTTAATTCATTGAATTGTATTTGTGCCTTTCAGGCTTTCATTGAGTAACTTCAAACTTGTATTATAACAAACAGGTATACTTATGAAACTTTTTCGTAGGATCTCCTAGTTTATAAAAGGGGAACCATGAATTCGGAGCATATTATTGTGGTTTCTGTACTTGTCTCCTACTTTTATTGTCTATTTGCCTTCTATATGGCATGCAATTGTGGCCACATGCACTTGAAGTTTCATAACGCTCAGGAAGTGCCACCACCATCGCACCAGCCTTTGTTACTTGCTAGACCTTAAATCTACATAATACATAAGTAGCTCTGTTAACttagaataatataatatatgtctTTATTGTAATGAGAAATGTTTTCTAAGAATACAGACACCGGCttctataatattatttgtttgagATTTATTGAAACTTGCTTATCTTATACGGAAGGTAGTCAGACAAATTTTCCAAAATTAGTTATTGACAAAGTTGAAGAATCCTccgtaattaaaaaaaataatgacaaaagccataaaaaaaaaagtgataccATAGGAGAACGCAACTTTATTACGTATAATTCTGGTAATGCCTCATGCACCTACGCTCTTTTTGATTGCTGAGCTCCAGGAACATATATAGTGTAGCAGAGCACATAGAAATGATAAATATACACaactagtttaaaaaaattgtagcaAAAAAGTGtgattttgttctttaataCTCTATAAACAAAGCATAAAAGACAAGAGAGGAAAATGGAAAAAGGGAGGGgaggaaacaaaagaaagaaagttgaaTATAAACCTCAAACAAGAGCACTTTTACACCCACTACACATCTCCAAAAATCTTAGGCGTGACAAGCCTAAGTGGGGTGCATTATGATGATCCTCCCAGTATCCCAACCTTCCCCACTCTCCCCCTTAGCTTAGCTTACCTTCCTTTTTGATAATATTCCAAAGATGAATTAATCCCTCCTCCATCTCCATCCTCTTCTACTTACCACCCACATTCATCATCCTTCACAACCAATCACATTCTGCCACGTCACCACCCCCCCTACAATTTTCAACTAACTCTAACTTCCTACCTATTATATCTTTTATCCACCCGCCGCCGCtctgctttattttatttctccgGCTTTAAACATTTTTCCGGCGAGGAGTGAACGTTTGAAACACGACTGTACCCGCGTTGGGGAACTTGTCCATTGCGCAACTCCTACATTTCAAGCCGAGAGGCTCCACCGCGCCAGCCATCTGCGTCCACATGATGTCGTTGCTGAAGCCATTGCACGTGGTCGATATTGACATAGTCCCAGGACGGAAAATCTGAACCACCTTCCTCAACACGTGTCCTATGTTGCCGTTGACGGATCCCACGCACTCGAAGCTCGCGTAGCTGAAACCGTCCTCCGGAGTCACGTGGATGGTGGAGTACCAGTCCCCGTCCATGCCATTCATCGAATACCCACACGGGTCGAACGCGAAGTCGCAGATAAGTGCCTCCGGGTTGATTTCGTTGATTCCGGTGAGCTCCGTCATCTCCTTCCCTGCAGAGTCGCCGGTTTTTTCGTCTTCCGGTCGCCGGAAAAACTTGCGTGCCAGGATGGGGTCCAGCTCGGTCATGCAGATCTCCATGGTGAATAACTCATGATCATAAGGCGTgggagtgtgtgtgtgtatgttatTATCATTGGCAGTGAAAACGTGCCATGAGTGAGAGGAGGATTTGGAGGGCATGATGGAGGCTTTTCTGAAGCAGAGGCTTGAAGGGATGGTGTCTTGCAAGTAGGTGACTTCGTCCTTGAAGCTAGTGTGAGGGAAAGGTTGTGCTTTGGGGAAGATGAAGCTTCCTCTGGTGTAGCGGCAAGAGGAGAGGGTTAGGCCTAAGTGGTGAGCGTAGTGGATCAAGGGAAGAATGGATTTCAGAAGCTGGGTTGTGCcacaagttttgatgatgatctttGTTGGGTAAACAAAGAGGCTTGATTCTGATAACACGTAGGCATCAAAGTATGAGTTGCCAACTGCGGAAACCACAGTGCATTGGACTGCTTCAAGGACTTGTTCTAGTGACTCAAACTCAAGCTTCCTTATACCAAGTGGGAACATGGCTGGATCATCGCCAAAGAAATGAAGCTCCAATCTTTTCTCAAACCCTTCAAAACCTGAGACAGCCATTTGGGATTTTGGATGTGTGTTAGGAGGAAGGGGATGTAACAGAGGAAAGAAAAGATAGTAGCAGCTAAGGAAAGGGAAGTTTGAGAGTGGAAGGTTGAGGTTGAGGTGAGAGAAAGGATTGGGGGGTCAATGGGATTTATAGGTGTGTGCGAATCAGAATGAGAGTGTGTAGGATGTAGTAGTGACTAGTGAGGGTATTTGGAAGAAAGCATGCGGCTGATGGAACCAAGAATCATGATTGTAGGCATAATGAAGTGAATAGGATGATGATGTGCTACAATTTGTTGTTAAGTTTTTTTAGTGCAATCTTCTCTTCCTTCCGGGAAAGCAACAGGCAACGGAATTTAAGCCCACGCTTACCATTTTTTTGCTCCTTTGTCACTTACTACTATTCTATCTCTCTATTCTCCACTAACAGCTCTCACTGTTCTAGATTTCTAGTTCTCCCTCTAGCTAGTTACCAATAGTACATAGCAACAGTGCCTTTTCtgtcttttctttctcccaaatAGATTTAggattcaattaaaataatttaaagatgcTCAATCATCACTTCAAACAGTTCTTCAACTTACTTGCTCATGATATATTAGTCTAAATTATTACCAATTAACTGGCTTTTTAGTGGTTtaagaaaaagttaattttttaaaggttgtttttttatacattttggGCTTTCTGGTGTGTAAAGTTAGTTCTCTTTCCTGTTATTAAGAATTTTATCTAGggggaaatttaattaaatttgaaggTTAAGGGGGCCCTGTATTGGCTATAATAATTGGTTGAAGTGATGCAGGGAAATGTCAAGCATAACTGCATTGAAACCACATGATAAAGTTCTTTTCAAAATGACAAAGCAAATTTAGTAAGTGTTCTAGATCATGGTCATTCAAAGGAATTTGGATTCATGAGTCAAAATTCAGCATTCAAACATACTATTTGAATGATAGTTCCAATaaaattgaaacataatcatAAACATTTGTAGATGATGTATTGTAGTTCTGCAGGACAATTATTATTGGCTCTGTAGAGGTAATAGATCATTCTAATTAGAACTACATTACTAGCAGAAGAGGTTAAAAACACAGCATAACTCTGTTAAATTGAAACCAAAAAGTGAAATTGGAATTAAAAGTACCAATCACTTGGGGACTTTGTTTGATATGAGCACACCCTAGCTAGTACCGATAAATATAATGGTTACTGCATAATGGAAAGGTGAAAACATCTCAGATGATGGAGACAACATTGTCTATTCCTAGGAGAGCAGGcgttaattaacaaaaaacttGACGTGCCCAAAATGTCATCCACATTTGGGGttagaattataattattattattattatgcaaaagataaaaaaaagaaaaaagaaaggaaagaagaaaaaaacaaaaggaatcaGGCGTGACATGCAAATAATGAGAATATCCTTGAATGAGGGAGGCCCGTACGTGAAATGAAAAGGCACTCACatcatttttattcttcatGCAATTTCATGTAGCTAAGTggcattatcattattttatctattttatcaaCTTGTTTTCTGTATTTATCAAGCATGCATGCAACCATATCAGCatcgaaattaaaaaaaaaaaaaaggattctcTGTATCCTCCAAGTGATCGATTTCAAAAAGCGTGAGATATAAAAAACAATTGCTgttctttaacttttttaatattctggTAATTTATGTTACTATATCATGGGATACATCTGATTctagcagtttttttttttaattcttattgttTTCTGTTAGACACAGCTTACAAATGCTGTtcagtttgtaattttttttttctttttctgaccAACCCCAATTCAATTATAATAACTCTCTTCCAATTTGGGCGGACATTAAGTTGATTTGGATCATAATGTTTAACTAGTTTGATTAGGGAGGAACAGTAATTGCGAAGTAAAAGGGAGTAATTAGTACTTTATGATCTTTTAGAGGAAGTTTTGCTAGCCGCTCTCAGCCTATACCTAAAACTATCTTCCTCATCATGCAAGTGGTCTCCTTAACTTCCAATTTAAGAGTATTGTCAAGATTATAGTTTCAATTATTCAGCATAATCACTACCGCAGAAGCCAAGCTCTCCTCAATTAGTATAAAGATAAGTAGCaagagttaattattttaaaaagaaaagaaaatatacaaaaaactTGTACACTAGAACCAAATGGTAGGAGAGGAATGAATAAACAAAAGTTGGCAGTAAAAAGGAGTAGAGAAAGGTTGGGGGAAGGCAAGGCAATGATGAAAATTTGTGAGTTCAGAATCAAAATTCAGTTTTGAGAGGTAGAAATGATGCAGAATGTATGGCCTCATGAATAAAATTTATGGGTGTGGCTGGCAGCCTCCATTATGACCACAATCCACCTCTTGGTAATGCACGCGCACCACCAAACTCAAACACTATCTCCTAAGCCCACACACTTTCATACTCTCACTCTCACGCAATGTAGCCAACCCCAACATACCAACACACGCTTTACATTACAATTTTGCATATACAGTCACTCCCTCGCAACATCCCACaccacaaaagaaaagaaaagaaaatggtcAACCAAGTTGCCGAATCATATCTTACTTAAAAAGTCTCAGACAAACTCTCAACTGAACAACCCAcctttttacattaaaaaaaaaaaaaagtttcaagcCGAATAATCCTGGACCTCAGAATTAATTGTTGGCGAGGAGAGGACTTTGGTAATTTAAAGAGACAGAGAAAAGGATatgtcaacaacaaaaaaagagttaaaagtTAGGAGAGTTGAATACTCGAAACAAAACCTCCTTAATCCAAAAATTTGACCCCACTAAAAATAGTCACacctttctgaataaaactcaacaaaCTTGAATGCCACATCCTCCTCCACATCACCCCATTCTCTCACTTACCCCCATCCTACTACTTCTCATTCCTTAGCCCAAATCATCATAATAATACAAAACAAACCCCAAACCCATGATTGGTTCCACTAATTGCCCCCCGACAAGCACCATGGATGGTCCCATAGGACTACACATCATCTAGTATGTGTCCAACTTCATGGAACACCGGGGTCCATCTTTGTTTCAAGTGTTAATTAGATTTGGGAGACAAGTGGTCCCCACCATGCCCTTAGCTACGAGACAGTGGCATTAGTTGGCAAGGTGCAAGCGGGCTTAAGCCGCCATACTTGCTAGCACGCGTAGATTTTGGCACACATGCGGCGAATTTGCtcacaaacacacacaaatGGGTTAGTATATACTAGCATATGTATATGGTTTGGGAATTAATTTTTGAGTGTGCAAAAGCACAACTAATGAGCATCACAGAAGTGCTACTGTATCATGCGCACAAATATTGGCAAAAATGCTTGCCAGGGTGCCCACCATGCTGCAACCCAAAATTCGGAAAGGGTTCCCTTatcatgtttttaataagttagtGCAGAGACTGAAGAAGCCATGAAAGTTGTATTCATGTTGATCTTCGTATCTAGGCACATTCTTCTCAAGCTTTCGAGGAGTCAAGATCATTGGATAGATAGAGCTTCATTAGTGTGGGTCTATCTGATAGGTCTTATTCCCTTCCATTGGCATTTCCCTGttgtataaaagaaaagaaaagatattaaACATCATGTGTAGATCAGGATAAAACAGGACTTTAATCCCGTGCACTTAGTGGTAAAACCTATCGGACaaaaatgaacaaattaaaTCTTCTATGCCCAAAACATTCGCGATAGACATTAGATATTGCTTCctctctattttttattctcttcatTGTGTCCCAGGTGTCAGTTGTGGCTTGTGACAATTGTGATGAAAGTCggcttttgatgattgtatgaACATGCTTAAGGAAATTTTTGGGAAAATCAGCCatgcaaatataaaataaacaggCCTCATCCGAAGCTGAGTTGGATTGGTttcgtttttttaaaaaataatttattaaagaagTATGAAAAGGGacgtttattaaaaaaaagaaaaagaaagaagggtAGCAGTAGTAAATAGTTGTAATCTAGAACTACAAAAGATGGCTCCCACAAGAATCATTTCTCATAGGTGTGcttaagattttttttgaaGCAAACAAGACATTTTCTGAACTTTTAAGTGGCCAATCTCATAGGAAGTCCCAcgataacaaaaacaaatagaGAGAAAGGCCATGGTCCCTTACCACAAGCCAAGGTGACCAAATTATTGTAGTTCTTTTGTAAGGAATAATAATGTGATACCTCGAGCCCTGCCAATGCCAGGGCTAAATCTATCTCGAAATACGGACATAACCATACagatagaaagagagagagcacAATACACACCATATGATAAATCCCCCCCTCCCATACACGCCACATCATTCCTCTCGTGCTTTAACCAAACCAAACCTCTCTCATTTTGAATACAAATGCATgtctttgtctattttttttcttgcaaaatTCGAATCTCTCTTGATTGCTTCACCCCAAGCATCATTCTGCTGCGTGACCCTCACTGCCTTCCCTGTACCCTTCTCTCTGTTTCTTCCTTGTCCTGTTTGTCTGCGAGAGTTTACTTTCCCGTACAATACAAGTATGCTGTACAGAGGATTCACACCCAATCATGGCCTCTTTCACCTCACCGCACACTCAAATTCATGTGCCAGATATTTTTAGATTACCCAAGTTTTCTTCCATAAAAATACTTCTGCAATTTAAGGAAAATCTTATTCCACTTTTGATTACAGAAGCAATTACAATTAACAACATCCAATAAACAATAGTAgaatatgattatttatttgAGGTGGCAGCAAGAGGATATAGTGGCTTTGTGAGGTAAAATGACGTCACAAGGGTGATTTTAGAAACTTTTTCCTAAAGGGTATCTTTGTAAACTTTTTTGGGAGggagtcttttttttaaaggatcCCGCCAGTACCAATAGCGGATTCCGCCAACATCAAAAGCGGATTCTTCATGCATGGGGTTCCGCCACTCCCATTGGCGAGATACCCCATGCCCACATGTTTTTTTACCCAAGCATCCATCAGCGCATCCATCATTATGCAGTTTTCGCCAGTCAAAGTGGTGGAATTGCTGATGCTGCTGATCCACGTGGATCCGCCAGTTGGTCTGGCGAGATtcgtgaaggaaaagaaaaaaaaaagctggtTTCGCCATTGAAACTGGGGGTATTGGGGCAGGCTACTCCAGTGTGCCATGATGGTAGTTATaactagtataaaaataaattaattttatttgttattaaaaaattatagatagtATTAGATAAGTGCGTTTATAAAATagtgtgtttaaatttttatacatatatctagtatttaaaaaatagttgtagtttaaattttggtaatgttatttgttataaaataaatgatagatAGTATTAGGTATGtgcgttaaaaaaaattgtgtttaaactttggtaattatttttagtgtaaaaataaattaatgtaatttgttataaaaaaagttatagataATATTAGGTTACATccgtttaaaaaatacaattcatttttaattttttttacttatttgtagtgtaaaaaaaagtaatgagcAAAAACTACAAAGCATGCAACATGCATGAACCTCTGCTACACTGCGCTGAATCCCTGCTCCCTCTGGAACACGCCAGTCCTACTGGCGGTATCAATGAACAAAAACACTAGGCCCACTACTGGCGGAATCAATGCAACCTAGATGCATGTTGCATGGGTCATTGGCTGGATGGATGACATGTGTATCCCGCCAGTGCCAGCAGCGGAATCTTTTGGTTGGTAACCGCTTTTTCTAATGGTGGAATCAGTGCATGTATGTTCCGCCAGTACCAATGGCAGAACACCTTTAAAAAAAGAACCCCCTCCAGAATAAGTTTGCAAATAGATCCTCTAAGGAAAAAAGTTTCTAAAACCGTCTCCCTTACGTCATTTTGCCGCTTTGTGAGGGATTGACATGGCGCTTATATGGGATATGACatgtaaaacataaaaatttgaattaaatacgGAATTTCGAGTGTCAAGTGTCAAGTTCAGATGGTTTGTATTTAGTATTTCCAATTTTCAAGCAA contains:
- the LOC114420106 gene encoding S-adenosylmethionine decarboxylase proenzyme 4-like, translated to MAVSGFEGFEKRLELHFFGDDPAMFPLGIRKLEFESLEQVLEAVQCTVVSAVGNSYFDAYVLSESSLFVYPTKIIIKTCGTTQLLKSILPLIHYAHHLGLTLSSCRYTRGSFIFPKAQPFPHTSFKDEVTYLQDTIPSSLCFRKASIMPSKSSSHSWHVFTANDNNIHTHTPTPYDHELFTMEICMTELDPILARKFFRRPEDEKTGDSAGKEMTELTGINEINPEALICDFAFDPCGYSMNGMDGDWYSTIHVTPEDGFSYASFECVGSVNGNIGHVLRKVVQIFRPGTMSISTTCNGFSNDIMWTQMAGAVEPLGLKCRSCAMDKFPNAGTVVFQTFTPRRKNV